One genomic window of Indicator indicator isolate 239-I01 chromosome 11, UM_Iind_1.1, whole genome shotgun sequence includes the following:
- the METTL6 gene encoding tRNA N(3)-methylcytidine methyltransferase METTL6, with protein sequence MFQENTSASCLNITTTSTEDGASQRKGHSARTLSPEEAERLAKDQVLVSEFKQLKLEKEAQKNWDLFYKRNSTNFFKDRHWTTREFEELKACREFADQKLTILEAGCGVGNCLFPLLEEDLHIFAYACDFSPRAVEYVKQNALYSPERCQVFQCDLTRDDLLQHIPAESVDVVTLIFVLSAIHPDKMHLVLRNIYKVLKPGKCVLFRDYGLYDHAMLRFKSGSKLGENFYVRQDGTRSYFFTEEFLSQLFRAEGYEQVANEYVQRETVNRKEELRVPRVFLQSKFEKPVGKT encoded by the exons ATGTTCCAAGAAAACACATCAGCCAGTTGCTTAAACATAACAACAACAAGTACTGAAGATGGTGCTTCCCAAAGAAAAGGACATAGTGCAAGAACCCTTAGCCCAGAAGAAGCTGAGAGACTGGCAAAAGATCAGGTTTTGGTGTCTGAGTTCAAGCAACTGAAACTAGAGAAAGAAGCTCAGAAGAACTGGGATCTGTTTTACAAAAGAAACAGCACCAACTTCTTCAAAGATAGGCACTGGACAACTAGAGAGTTTGAAGAGTTAAAAGCGTGTCGGGAG TTTGCAGATCAGAAACTGACCATTCTGGAAGCTGGCTGTGGGGTTGGGAACTGCTTGTTTCCACTCCTGGAAGAAGATCTGCATATTTTTGCATACGCCTGTGATTTCTCTCCTAGAGCTGTTGAGTATGTGAAG CAAAATGCCTTGTACAGCCCAGAAAGATGTCAGGTGTTCCAGTGCGACCTGACCAGAGATGATCTCCTCCAGCATATACCAGCAGAGTCTGTGGATGTTGTCACACTGATATTTGTGCTGTCTGCCATTCATCCTGACAAAATGCATCTTGTCTTGAGGAACATTTACAAG GTATTGAAACCAGGCAAGTGTGTCCTCTTCAGAGACTATGGGCTGTACGACCATGCAATGCTCAGGTTCAAGTCTGGCAGCAAGCTGGGAGAAAACTTCTATGTTAGACAAGATGGGACAAGATCCTACTTTTTCACTGAAG AGTTCTTGTCTCAGCTCTTCAGGGCTGAGGGCTATGAGCAAGTGGCCAACGAGTACGTGCAGCGAGAAACGGTGAACAGGAAAGAAGAGCTGCGTGTCCCCAGGGTCTTCCTTCAAAGCAAGTTCGAAAAGCCTGTCGGTAAGACATGA
- the EAF1 gene encoding ELL-associated factor 1, giving the protein MNGSANSLLDKEEHPLQLGESFERRPKASFHTIRYDFKPASIDTSCEGDLQVGKGDDVTITLPHIPGSTPPMTVFKGNKRPYQKDCVLIINHDTGEYVLEKLSSSIQVKKTRAEGSSKIQARIEQQSARASQPPSQFRAPTKPAAGPKTSPLKDNPSPEPQLDDIKRELRAEVEIIEQMSSSSGSSSSASESSSGSEDESSSSEGEEPAHVSPSQPPHQQYNNRNAVANGTSRPQGSNHLMNTLRNDLQLSESGSDSDD; this is encoded by the exons ATGAACGGCTCGGCGAACTCGCTGCTGGACAAGGAGGAGCACCCGCTGCAGCTGGGCGAGAGCTTCGAGCGGCGGCCCAAGGCCTCCTTCCACACCATCCGCT ATGATTTTAAGCCAGCATCGATTGATACCTCTTGTGAGGGGGACCTCCAGGTCGGTAAAGGAGACGACGTAACCATCACCTTGCCCCATATCCCA GGCTCCACTCCACCCATGACTGTgttcaaaggaaacaaaaggccGTATCAGAAGGACTGTGTGCTCATTATCAACCATGACACTGGGGAGTATGTGCTGGAAAAGCTTAGTAGCAGCATCCAAGTCAAAAAAACAAG agcagaaggcagcagtaaGATTCAGGCCCGGATAGAGCAGCAGTCTGCCCGAGCATCTCAGCCTCCTTCACAGTTCAGAGCCCCAACCAAGCCAGCAGCTGGGCCCAAAACTTCTCCTTTGAAGGATAACCCCTCGCCTGAGCCGCAGCTGGATGACATTAAGAGAG agctgagagcagaggttGAGATTATCGAgcagatgagcagcagcagcggaAGCAGCTCCTCGGCTTCAGAAAGCTCATCTGGGAGTGAAGACGAAAGCTCCAGCAGCGAGGGGGAAGAGCCAGCACATGtgtccccttcccagcctccacaCCAGCAGTACAACAACAGGAATGCTGTGGCCAATGGCACCAGCAGGCCACAGGGCAGCAACCACCTCATGAACACGCTCC GAAATGACTTGCAGCTGAGTGAGTCTGGGAGTGACAGCGACGACTAG